Proteins co-encoded in one Afipia sp. P52-10 genomic window:
- a CDS encoding Fur family transcriptional regulator — MSEAAPIFHEPGHDHGRCAADALAHAESICQQRGQRFTPIRRQVLEALLSSHRPLGAYDVIEQLAARVARPAPITVYRALDFLMENGLVHRIESRNAFLACAHNHESSATVAFLICERCGAVGEVPASSITQPLIEGARATGFSPKMTVVEITGVCANCSKAA, encoded by the coding sequence ATGTCCGAGGCTGCACCGATCTTTCACGAACCGGGTCACGACCATGGCCGCTGCGCAGCCGATGCGCTTGCGCATGCGGAGTCCATTTGCCAGCAGCGCGGTCAGCGCTTTACGCCGATCCGCCGGCAGGTGCTGGAAGCGCTGTTGTCGAGCCACCGCCCGCTCGGCGCCTATGACGTGATCGAACAGCTTGCAGCTCGCGTTGCACGCCCGGCTCCCATCACCGTCTATCGCGCGCTCGATTTCCTGATGGAAAACGGTCTCGTGCATCGCATCGAGAGCCGCAACGCGTTTCTGGCTTGCGCGCATAATCACGAATCGTCGGCGACGGTCGCTTTCCTGATCTGCGAGCGCTGCGGCGCGGTCGGTGAAGTGCCGGCGTCCAGCATCACCCAGCCACTGATCGAAGGCGCGCGTGCAACCGGTTTTTCGCCGAAGATGACGGTGGTCGAGATCACCGGCGTCTGCGCCAACTGCAGCAAGGCCGCCTGA
- a CDS encoding Na+/H+ antiporter, protein MEASFQIFLVLLAVLATVALLARRLDMAPAILLLVTGSGIAFVPGVPRLELPPDLVLLLILPPLIYSASVAMSWRDFKANIRPIALLAIGCVIFTACAVATATHLLLGLPWSVGFLLGAIVAPPDVVAPLAIARRLRLPRRILIVLEGEGLANDATALILYRFAVIAITTGSFSLTRASATFVAIVIGEVVFGLAIGWLSLRLRRWANDPKVEIIFSLITPYLSFWIPEHFGGSGVLATVACGLYISWNGPLLISSATRLQGIFFWDLVIYLTEGSLFLLTGFQMRSLIEKSKAFPLNDILIAIGLVTAVVIVARFAWIFPGAYLAQLLRGRLSLEEAKMPWRSVFVVAFTGVRGAVSLAAALALPLALPSGDSFPYRDLILFVAFGVILFTLVGLGLCLPLVVKMLGISHFGNDEYRRERIAEIKARREALEDVRRTLTEITDNREVADEIVAQLNTRHAHRASQLPDPDKEMAADIFTLSGKMHRELIAEERRFLHKMLRDGQITDETRRRIERDLDLEEASIGNREHTDPL, encoded by the coding sequence GTGGAAGCGAGTTTTCAAATCTTCCTGGTTCTGCTTGCGGTGCTTGCCACTGTGGCCCTCCTCGCACGGCGCCTCGACATGGCGCCAGCCATCCTGCTGCTCGTCACCGGCAGCGGCATCGCCTTCGTTCCCGGCGTGCCGCGGCTCGAACTGCCGCCGGATCTCGTGTTGCTGCTGATCCTGCCGCCGCTGATCTATTCGGCGAGCGTCGCCATGAGCTGGCGCGACTTCAAGGCCAACATCCGGCCGATCGCCCTGCTCGCCATTGGCTGCGTGATCTTCACCGCCTGCGCGGTCGCGACCGCGACCCATCTCCTGCTGGGCCTGCCCTGGAGCGTCGGCTTCCTGCTCGGCGCCATCGTCGCACCGCCGGACGTTGTCGCGCCGCTGGCGATCGCCCGCCGCCTGCGCCTGCCCCGGCGTATCCTGATCGTGCTCGAAGGCGAAGGGCTGGCGAACGACGCCACCGCACTGATCCTCTATCGCTTCGCAGTAATCGCGATCACGACCGGCTCGTTCTCGCTGACGCGGGCCAGCGCCACCTTCGTCGCCATCGTCATCGGCGAGGTGGTGTTCGGGCTGGCGATCGGCTGGCTGTCGCTGCGCCTGCGCCGATGGGCCAATGACCCGAAAGTCGAGATCATCTTCTCCCTCATCACGCCCTATCTCTCGTTCTGGATTCCCGAGCACTTCGGCGGCTCCGGCGTGCTCGCCACCGTCGCCTGCGGCCTCTACATCAGCTGGAACGGGCCGCTGCTGATCTCCTCGGCAACACGTCTGCAAGGCATCTTCTTCTGGGACCTCGTGATCTACCTGACCGAGGGATCGCTGTTCCTTTTGACCGGCTTCCAGATGCGATCGCTGATCGAGAAGTCGAAGGCGTTTCCGCTCAATGACATTCTGATCGCCATCGGCCTCGTCACCGCCGTCGTCATCGTTGCGCGCTTTGCCTGGATCTTCCCCGGCGCCTATCTCGCCCAACTGTTGCGCGGGCGGCTGTCGCTCGAAGAGGCGAAGATGCCCTGGCGCTCAGTTTTCGTCGTCGCCTTCACCGGCGTTCGCGGCGCGGTCTCGCTGGCGGCCGCCCTCGCACTGCCGCTGGCGCTGCCAAGCGGCGACAGCTTCCCCTATCGCGACCTGATCCTGTTCGTGGCCTTCGGCGTGATCCTGTTCACCTTGGTCGGGCTCGGGCTATGCCTGCCGCTGGTGGTGAAAATGCTCGGCATCAGCCATTTCGGCAACGACGAATACCGTCGCGAGCGGATCGCCGAGATCAAGGCGCGGCGGGAAGCGCTCGAAGATGTCCGCCGAACGCTAACCGAGATCACCGACAATCGCGAGGTGGCCGACGAAATCGTTGCCCAGCTCAACACCCGCCACGCGCATCGCGCGAGCCAGCTTCCCGATCCGGACAAGGAGATGGCGGCGGACATCTTCACGCTGAGCGGCAAGATGCATCGCGAGCTGATCGCCGAGGAGCGTCGTTTCCTGCACAAGATGCTGCGCGACGGCCAGATCACCGACGAGACCCGGCGGCGAATCGAGCGCGACCTCGATCTGGAGGAAGCGAGCATCGGCAACCGCGAGCATACCGACCCGCTGTAA
- a CDS encoding HlyD family secretion protein, with protein sequence MADPVLKFPNEQPAAAAGTGNRLLAGRSNKMRRLILLVVIPLVVAVAGLAFYLSGGRYMTTDNAYVGAQKVLVTPDISGKIAKVVVREGQRVQVGDVLFEIDAEPFRLALLQAEARIATTRTDHANLQTNDRALGRMIELAQKTAELKRLDVERKSTLMANRSGSQFDLDASNGQLVIAQTQVEQLSQQQAGIRNQLLNNPDLPLEQFPPYMQAKAQLDQAQRDLNHTIVRAPLAGNATQVDNIQLGRYVNAGTPVLSIIDDANPWVDANPKETDFTYVSVGQKVTVVVDAFPNHTFTGRISSLSPGTGAQFAILPPQNASGNWVKVVQRVPIRITFDPDESTAKLRAGMSAYVSVDTGRSRSLLALLGLAAPAQEAAKSAAAATSR encoded by the coding sequence ATGGCTGATCCCGTCCTGAAATTCCCCAACGAACAGCCGGCGGCCGCCGCCGGCACTGGCAACCGGCTGCTGGCAGGCCGCTCCAACAAGATGCGCCGACTGATCCTGCTGGTGGTGATCCCGCTGGTGGTGGCCGTGGCGGGCCTCGCCTTTTATCTCTCCGGCGGCCGCTACATGACCACCGACAACGCGTATGTCGGCGCGCAGAAAGTGCTGGTGACGCCGGACATCTCCGGCAAGATCGCCAAGGTGGTCGTGCGCGAAGGGCAGCGGGTGCAGGTCGGCGACGTGCTGTTCGAGATCGATGCCGAGCCGTTCCGCCTCGCCTTGCTGCAGGCGGAGGCTCGCATCGCCACCACTCGCACCGATCACGCCAACCTGCAGACCAACGATCGCGCGCTGGGCCGCATGATAGAGCTCGCCCAGAAGACCGCCGAACTGAAACGGCTGGACGTTGAGCGGAAATCGACGCTGATGGCCAACCGCTCCGGATCGCAGTTCGACCTCGATGCATCGAACGGGCAACTGGTGATCGCGCAAACGCAAGTCGAGCAATTGAGCCAGCAGCAGGCCGGCATCCGTAATCAGTTGCTCAACAATCCCGACCTGCCGCTGGAGCAGTTCCCGCCCTACATGCAGGCGAAGGCCCAACTCGATCAGGCTCAGCGCGACCTGAACCATACGATCGTGCGCGCGCCGCTCGCCGGCAATGCTACCCAGGTCGACAACATTCAGCTCGGCCGCTACGTCAACGCCGGGACGCCGGTGCTGAGCATCATCGACGACGCCAACCCGTGGGTCGATGCCAATCCGAAGGAAACCGACTTCACCTATGTCTCGGTCGGCCAGAAGGTCACGGTGGTTGTCGATGCATTTCCGAACCACACCTTCACCGGCCGCATCAGTTCGCTGAGTCCGGGCACCGGCGCGCAATTCGCGATCCTGCCGCCGCAGAATGCCAGCGGCAACTGGGTGAAAGTGGTGCAGCGGGTGCCTATCCGCATCACCTTCGATCCGGACGAGAGCACAGCTAAGCTGCGCGCCGGCATGAGTGCGTATGTCTCAGTCGATACCGGCCGGAGCCGCTCACTGCTGGCGTTGCTCGGCTTGGCCGCGCCGGCGCAGGAGGCCGCGAAGAGCGCGGCCGCCGCAACCAGCCGATGA
- the pcaG gene encoding protocatechuate 3,4-dioxygenase subunit alpha, translating to MSGITPSQTIGPFAAPALTPNEVGKTNYDWKQLVGNDLVTPDAVGERIRIEGRMVDGDGAPIDGILFEIWQADGQGRYAHPRDPNRTNSSFKGFGRVESDMAGRFAFDTVKPGRVPGPNGALQAPHIVVAVHMRGILSHLFTRIYFSDEAANADDPILKLVPAERRGTLIAQRDAAAKDAVYRIDFRIQGDRETVFFDI from the coding sequence ATGAGCGGAATCACGCCGTCGCAGACGATCGGGCCGTTCGCTGCGCCCGCGCTGACGCCGAACGAGGTCGGCAAGACCAATTACGATTGGAAGCAGCTTGTCGGCAACGATCTGGTGACGCCGGATGCGGTCGGCGAGCGTATCCGCATCGAAGGCCGCATGGTCGATGGCGACGGTGCGCCGATCGACGGCATTCTGTTCGAGATATGGCAGGCGGACGGGCAGGGACGCTACGCGCACCCACGCGATCCGAACCGGACCAATTCCTCCTTCAAGGGGTTCGGCCGGGTTGAGAGCGACATGGCCGGCCGGTTCGCGTTCGACACCGTCAAGCCCGGCCGAGTGCCTGGGCCGAACGGTGCGCTGCAGGCGCCGCACATCGTCGTCGCCGTGCATATGCGCGGCATCCTCAGCCATCTGTTCACGCGCATCTATTTCTCGGACGAAGCGGCAAATGCCGACGATCCGATCCTGAAACTGGTGCCAGCCGAGCGGCGGGGGACGCTGATCGCGCAGCGCGATGCGGCTGCCAAGGATGCCGTCTATCGCATCGATTTTCGCATCCAGGGCGATCGCGAGACGGTGTTCTTCGATATCTGA
- a CDS encoding DMT family transporter — MAQSTEAALPPARPLDFFAVSIMLLLCLSWGINNVMVKLALPEVPPLMQATVRSIGGFVVIVVASWFRGIPLFRRDGTLKAGLLMGAVFATEFVLIFFGLIYTTASRAVIFLYTAPLFVAFGAVNLLGETLRPAQWGGLGLAFLGIVVAIGVPQADVDSTVLFGDMLLLLGALGWGGTTLIFKASNLSKAPAEKTLVYQTGVSAPLLGLGSLALGETMTAMPGPVALGSLVYQTVWVVGITFLLWYVLMKHYSASKLTAFTFITPLFGVAAGHLILNEPVTPAFAAAVALVIAGLFLVNKPGRRS, encoded by the coding sequence ATGGCGCAGTCAACAGAGGCGGCACTGCCGCCCGCGCGTCCGCTCGATTTCTTCGCCGTCAGCATCATGCTTCTGCTCTGCCTGAGCTGGGGCATCAATAATGTCATGGTGAAACTCGCGCTGCCGGAGGTGCCTCCGCTGATGCAGGCGACGGTTCGCTCGATCGGCGGTTTCGTAGTGATCGTCGTCGCATCCTGGTTTCGCGGCATTCCGTTGTTCCGCCGCGATGGTACGCTGAAGGCGGGGTTGTTGATGGGCGCGGTGTTCGCCACCGAGTTCGTGCTGATCTTCTTCGGCCTGATCTACACCACGGCCAGCCGCGCGGTGATCTTCCTCTACACGGCGCCGCTGTTCGTCGCCTTCGGCGCGGTCAACCTGCTCGGCGAGACGCTGCGTCCGGCGCAATGGGGCGGGCTCGGGCTCGCTTTCCTCGGTATCGTCGTCGCCATCGGCGTGCCACAGGCGGATGTCGATTCGACGGTGCTGTTCGGAGACATGCTGCTGCTGCTCGGCGCGCTGGGCTGGGGCGGCACGACGCTGATCTTCAAGGCGAGCAATCTGTCGAAGGCGCCTGCTGAAAAGACGCTGGTCTACCAGACCGGGGTCTCCGCGCCGCTGCTGGGGCTCGGCTCGCTCGCGCTCGGCGAGACCATGACGGCGATGCCGGGGCCGGTGGCGCTGGGCTCGCTGGTGTACCAGACGGTCTGGGTGGTCGGGATCACGTTCCTTCTCTGGTACGTGCTGATGAAGCACTATTCAGCCAGCAAGCTGACGGCGTTCACCTTCATCACCCCACTGTTCGGCGTCGCCGCGGGCCATCTGATCCTGAACGAGCCGGTCACGCCGGCGTTCGCGGCGGCGGTGGCGCTGGTGATCGCGGGCCTGTTTCTGGTCAACAAGCCGGGGCGGCGGAGCTGA
- a CDS encoding DHA2 family efflux MFS transporter permease subunit, producing MNLLATPANAPGPRRVIVTTCAMAGSVMQTLDSTIANVALPFMQGSLSASLDQINWVLTSYIVAAAIMTAPVGWLAARFGRKRLFVTCTATFTVASVLCGLSQDLTQLVIFRLLQGAAGAALIPLSQSLVIDLYPAHERPKAQSIFGMGIMLGPIMGPTLGAWLTDAYSWHWVFLVNVPFGLIATCGLLLFMEETPPDPRLKFDWFGFVALAIGIGALQLALDRGEQVGWFESSEIIAYAIVSAAGIYYFLAHSLTTPEPFIRFDLFKDRNYASATVFMGVMAVVLFSTMALVSPFLQNVGGHPVLSAGLILSSRGVGTFFAMMTIRSSMRYIEARTTMMAGLALTAFTLYLMSGFTNDTTAKTIFMVGAIQGFAFGMVFVSVNTVAFLTLPDHLRTYGSSFQTLVRNISSSFGISVVISQLTEGARRSRAELGDFVNPFNDALKMPDVTRIMDITTDSGRALAEQMLSMQALIIAYANDFRLLTIFALCALPVALIIGKTKETFREKTRVPVELQRRPPEPQGEPAE from the coding sequence ATGAACCTGCTCGCCACGCCTGCGAATGCTCCCGGCCCGCGGCGGGTGATCGTCACCACCTGCGCGATGGCAGGCTCGGTGATGCAGACACTGGACTCGACCATCGCCAACGTGGCGCTGCCGTTCATGCAGGGCTCGCTGTCGGCCTCGCTCGACCAGATCAACTGGGTGCTGACCTCCTACATCGTCGCCGCCGCCATCATGACGGCGCCGGTCGGCTGGCTCGCCGCCCGCTTCGGCCGCAAGCGGCTGTTCGTCACCTGCACCGCGACCTTCACCGTCGCGTCGGTGCTGTGCGGCTTGTCGCAGGATCTGACCCAGCTCGTGATCTTCCGTCTGCTGCAGGGCGCCGCCGGTGCGGCGCTGATCCCGCTGTCGCAATCGCTGGTGATCGACCTCTATCCCGCCCACGAGCGCCCCAAGGCGCAATCGATCTTCGGCATGGGGATCATGCTCGGGCCGATCATGGGTCCGACGCTGGGTGCCTGGCTGACCGACGCCTATTCCTGGCACTGGGTCTTTCTGGTCAACGTGCCGTTCGGCCTGATCGCCACCTGTGGCCTGCTGCTGTTCATGGAGGAAACGCCGCCGGACCCGCGACTGAAGTTCGACTGGTTCGGCTTCGTCGCACTGGCGATCGGCATCGGCGCGCTGCAGCTCGCGCTCGACCGCGGCGAGCAGGTCGGCTGGTTCGAGTCCAGCGAGATTATCGCCTACGCGATCGTGTCGGCCGCCGGCATCTACTATTTCCTCGCCCACTCGCTGACGACGCCGGAGCCGTTCATCCGCTTCGATCTGTTCAAGGACCGCAACTATGCCTCCGCCACCGTGTTCATGGGGGTGATGGCGGTGGTGCTGTTTTCCACCATGGCACTGGTATCACCGTTCCTGCAGAACGTCGGCGGCCATCCGGTGCTGTCGGCGGGCTTGATCCTGTCGTCGCGCGGCGTCGGCACCTTCTTCGCGATGATGACCATCCGCTCCTCGATGCGCTACATCGAGGCGCGCACGACGATGATGGCCGGCCTCGCGCTCACCGCCTTCACCCTCTACCTGATGTCGGGCTTCACCAACGACACCACGGCGAAGACCATCTTCATGGTCGGCGCGATCCAAGGCTTTGCCTTCGGCATGGTGTTCGTCTCCGTCAACACAGTCGCGTTTCTCACCCTGCCGGACCACCTGCGCACCTACGGCTCCTCATTCCAGACGCTGGTGCGCAACATCTCCTCATCCTTTGGCATTTCGGTCGTGATCTCCCAGCTGACCGAGGGCGCGCGTCGCTCGCGGGCCGAGCTTGGTGACTTCGTCAATCCGTTCAACGATGCGCTGAAGATGCCCGACGTCACCCGCATCATGGACATCACCACCGACAGCGGCCGCGCCCTCGCCGAGCAGATGCTGAGCATGCAGGCGCTGATCATTGCTTATGCCAACGATTTCCGCCTGCTGACGATCTTCGCGTTGTGCGCACTGCCGGTGGCGCTGATCATCGGCAAGACGAAGGAAACCTTCCGCGAGAAGACGCGCGTGCCCGTGGAGCTGCAACGGCGTCCACCCGAACCGCAGGGCGAACCGGCGGAGTAG
- a CDS encoding MarR family winged helix-turn-helix transcriptional regulator, with translation MLARNPDHHFIFALADLQRAVRAYADQQAARYGLTRAQWAVLVKVYREEGLQQAKLAKLLDIQPITLTRLVDRLCSSGLVERRPDASDRRVNRLYLTPTARPLMAKLRTLRDEINQTALSHLKPAEADRLIAQLEQIKANVRAAYRSQCQAKKRKERRHG, from the coding sequence ATGCTAGCGAGGAATCCCGATCATCATTTCATCTTCGCGCTAGCCGATCTGCAGCGCGCCGTGCGCGCCTATGCGGACCAGCAGGCGGCACGTTATGGGCTGACACGTGCGCAATGGGCAGTGCTGGTGAAGGTGTATCGGGAAGAGGGGCTGCAACAGGCGAAGCTTGCAAAGCTGCTCGACATCCAGCCGATCACGTTGACCCGGCTGGTGGACAGGCTCTGCAGCAGCGGCCTGGTGGAGCGTCGCCCTGACGCGAGCGATCGCCGCGTCAATCGTCTCTATCTCACGCCCACGGCACGTCCGTTGATGGCGAAGCTGCGCACGCTGCGCGATGAAATCAACCAGACCGCGCTGTCGCACTTAAAACCTGCCGAGGCGGATCGCCTGATCGCCCAGCTCGAGCAGATCAAGGCCAACGTCCGCGCCGCCTATCGCAGCCAATGCCAGGCGAAGAAGCGCAAGGAGCGCCGCCATGGCTGA
- the pcaH gene encoding protocatechuate 3,4-dioxygenase subunit beta has translation MSIVYPLDSKKAHPPLLYPDYKSTVRRAPVKPLVIIPHTLSELTGPVYGHDAVGETDHDLTRQHADEPLGERIIVHGRVVDEDGRGVPDTLIEIWQANACGRYTHANDQHPAPLDPNFTGSGRVVTDSEGRYKFITIKPGAYPWANHHNAWRPAHIHLSLFGSAFTSRLVTQMYFPGDPLFAFDPISQSIPLAARQRLISAFDLENTVPDWALAYRFDVVLRGRNATPEDPD, from the coding sequence ATGAGCATCGTCTATCCGCTGGACAGCAAGAAGGCCCATCCGCCGCTTCTCTATCCCGATTACAAGAGCACGGTCCGCCGCGCGCCGGTGAAGCCGCTCGTCATCATTCCGCACACGCTTTCGGAGCTGACCGGGCCGGTCTATGGCCACGACGCCGTGGGTGAGACCGATCACGATCTGACGCGGCAGCACGCGGACGAACCGCTCGGCGAGCGCATCATCGTGCATGGCCGCGTGGTCGATGAGGATGGCCGCGGCGTGCCCGACACGCTGATCGAGATCTGGCAGGCCAATGCCTGCGGCCGTTACACCCATGCCAACGATCAGCATCCTGCGCCGCTCGATCCGAACTTCACCGGCTCCGGCCGCGTGGTGACAGATAGCGAGGGCCGCTACAAGTTCATCACCATCAAGCCGGGTGCCTACCCGTGGGCCAATCACCACAACGCCTGGCGGCCTGCACACATCCATCTGTCGCTGTTTGGTTCCGCCTTCACCTCCCGTCTTGTGACGCAGATGTACTTTCCGGGCGATCCGCTGTTTGCGTTCGATCCGATCTCGCAGTCGATTCCGCTCGCGGCGCGCCAGCGGCTGATCTCGGCGTTCGATCTTGAGAACACCGTGCCGGACTGGGCACTGGCCTATCGCTTCGATGTCGTGCTGCGCGGACGCAATGCAACGCCCGAGGATCCGGATTGA
- the ispG gene encoding flavodoxin-dependent (E)-4-hydroxy-3-methylbut-2-enyl-diphosphate synthase, with protein sequence MNKIANVAADVDIAGPSPRRISVPVTVGGVKVGGGAPIVVQSMTNTDTADVQGTIAQVAALARAGSELVRITVDRDEAAAAVPHIREGLDKRGIKVPLIGDFHYIGHKLLADHPACAEALAKYRINPGNVGFKDKRDTQFSTIVEMAIKYGKTVRIGANWGSLDQELLAKMMDENAASANPKDARAVMREAMVQSALLSAARAEEIGLARDRIILSAKVSAVQDLIAVYRELARRSDYTIHLGLTEAGMGSKGIVASSAALGVLLQEGIGDTIRVSLTPEPGGDRTLEVQVGQEILQTMGFRTFVPLVAACPGCGRTTSTVFQELAGEIQAFIRDEMPTWKTKYPGVESLNVAVMGCIVNGPGESKHADIGISLPGTGESPAAPVFVDGKKFRTLRGPTIAADFKEMVIQYIDHRFGAGGRTAAE encoded by the coding sequence ATGAACAAGATCGCGAACGTAGCCGCCGACGTTGATATTGCCGGCCCGAGTCCCCGCCGTATCAGCGTTCCGGTGACCGTCGGCGGCGTGAAAGTCGGCGGCGGAGCGCCGATCGTCGTGCAATCGATGACCAATACCGACACGGCCGACGTGCAGGGCACGATCGCGCAGGTGGCGGCGCTCGCCCGCGCCGGCTCCGAGCTCGTGCGCATCACCGTCGATCGCGACGAAGCCGCTGCCGCTGTCCCGCACATCCGCGAGGGCCTGGACAAGCGCGGCATCAAGGTGCCGCTGATCGGCGACTTCCACTACATCGGCCACAAGCTGCTCGCCGATCATCCGGCCTGCGCCGAGGCGCTGGCGAAGTACCGCATCAACCCCGGCAATGTCGGCTTCAAGGACAAGCGCGACACCCAGTTCTCGACCATCGTCGAGATGGCGATCAAGTACGGCAAGACCGTGCGCATCGGCGCCAACTGGGGCTCGCTCGACCAGGAGCTGCTGGCGAAGATGATGGACGAAAACGCAGCATCGGCTAACCCGAAGGATGCCCGCGCGGTGATGCGCGAGGCGATGGTGCAGTCGGCATTGCTGTCGGCCGCGCGGGCGGAAGAGATTGGTCTCGCGCGCGATCGCATCATTCTGTCGGCGAAGGTTTCGGCGGTGCAGGATCTGATCGCGGTCTATCGCGAGCTTGCGCGCCGGTCCGACTACACGATTCACCTCGGCCTCACCGAAGCCGGCATGGGCTCGAAGGGCATCGTCGCGTCATCGGCAGCGCTCGGCGTGCTGCTGCAGGAAGGCATCGGCGATACCATCCGCGTGTCACTGACGCCGGAGCCTGGCGGCGATCGCACCCTCGAAGTCCAGGTTGGTCAGGAAATCCTGCAGACCATGGGTTTCCGTACCTTCGTGCCGTTGGTTGCGGCCTGCCCCGGCTGCGGCCGCACCACCTCCACCGTGTTCCAGGAGCTCGCCGGTGAGATCCAGGCCTTCATCCGCGATGAGATGCCGACTTGGAAGACGAAATATCCCGGCGTCGAGAGTCTCAACGTCGCGGTGATGGGCTGCATCGTCAACGGTCCCGGCGAATCCAAGCATGCCGATATCGGCATCTCGCTGCCCGGCACCGGCGAAAGCCCCGCGGCGCCGGTGTTCGTCGACGGCAAGAAGTTCCGCACGCTGCGCGGACCGACCATCGCCGCCGATTTCAAGGAGATGGTGATCCAGTATATCGATCACCGCTTTGGCGCCGGCGGGCGCACGGCCGCCGAGTAA
- a CDS encoding patatin-like phospholipase family protein produces the protein MVSLKSYLEGLTSLRLDGRREKTGDGRKKVNLALQGGGAHGAFTWGVVDHLLADGRLEIAGISGASAGAINAVMIVDGLARGGPEEARKRLAAFWRAASAGGDLPPVQRVVADRLFSLLPFAATPVQGWFETMARYFSPYDLNPLNINPLRGLIERYVDFGAVRSSDIELFVSTTNVHTGRMRIFPRDKVDADVVMASAALPFLFRAVEIEGVPYWDGGYMSNPPMFPFLRTTEADDIIVVQINPVQRETTPRTSGEIVNRLNEITFNSALIAEMRTMDFVNRLIDDGQLTPEDNRYRRLNIHRIHLGGLGTRLNGSSKLKTDFQFFDLLRRAGQRAARRFLDQHFDTIGVRSSVDVAAESSVEWA, from the coding sequence GTGGTAAGTCTCAAATCCTACCTTGAAGGCCTGACCAGTCTGCGCCTGGACGGCAGACGCGAGAAGACCGGCGATGGCCGCAAGAAAGTGAACCTTGCCCTGCAGGGCGGCGGCGCCCATGGCGCCTTCACCTGGGGCGTCGTCGATCACCTGCTTGCCGACGGCCGGTTGGAGATCGCCGGCATCTCCGGCGCATCCGCAGGCGCCATCAACGCCGTAATGATCGTCGACGGGCTCGCACGCGGCGGGCCCGAGGAAGCGCGGAAACGGCTTGCGGCCTTCTGGCGCGCGGCGAGCGCGGGCGGTGACCTGCCCCCTGTCCAGCGCGTGGTGGCGGATCGGCTATTCTCGCTGCTGCCGTTTGCGGCCACCCCCGTCCAGGGCTGGTTTGAAACCATGGCGCGCTATTTCTCGCCTTACGACCTCAACCCGCTCAACATCAATCCATTGCGCGGCCTGATCGAACGCTATGTCGATTTCGGCGCGGTTCGCAGCAGCGACATTGAACTCTTCGTCTCCACCACCAATGTCCACACCGGCCGCATGCGAATCTTCCCGCGCGACAAGGTGGATGCCGACGTGGTGATGGCGTCCGCCGCGCTGCCGTTCCTGTTTCGCGCCGTGGAGATCGAGGGGGTGCCGTATTGGGACGGTGGCTACATGAGCAACCCGCCGATGTTTCCGTTCCTGCGCACCACCGAGGCCGACGACATCATCGTCGTACAGATCAATCCAGTGCAGCGCGAGACGACACCGCGCACCTCGGGCGAGATCGTCAACCGGCTGAACGAGATCACTTTCAACTCGGCACTGATCGCCGAGATGCGGACGATGGACTTCGTTAACCGGCTGATCGACGACGGTCAGCTCACCCCGGAGGACAACCGCTATCGCCGCCTCAACATCCACCGCATCCATCTCGGCGGGCTCGGCACGCGGCTGAACGGATCGAGCAAGCTCAAAACCGATTTCCAGTTCTTCGACCTGTTGCGGCGGGCCGGCCAGCGCGCCGCGCGCCGCTTCCTCGATCAGCATTTCGATACCATCGGCGTACGCTCCAGCGTGGATGTCGCCGCCGAATCCAGCGTCGAGTGGGCGTGA